The Plasmodium vivax chromosome 13, whole genome shotgun sequence nucleotide sequence CAActggggtaaaaaaaaagaatgctGGCAATGGTAAACAAAAGTCCCCCAACTAAATTGGACACGTACACAACTAAAACTTTATAATCCACGCTTTTTATCTTGTCAAAATCTATGGCGATAATAAAAAACGCGGCTCCAACGAGGAAGAAAATACTTCCTACCACGAAGGTcataattgcaaaaaagtCTTCCACAAAACAGCAATAAATTGAGCCGATTATAAAAAGAACACACCCGATTACGTAACATACATAGCCGaggaattcatttttcttttccctgcCTACATTGACAGCACCAGTTACGTTGCTATAAACACACATGACACATGCTATAGCAAAAATGATACAGCCAGCTACGTATAACTTtgggtaaagaaaaaatgtactgcctattataaataaaatcataCTAACAAAATTGGTGTGAAATTCCCATGGGCACTTCAAAATGTCtgtaatttttacattattttttgcctttgTTTGGTTTTCTTTGtttgcttccatttttccctttccaaGAAATGAGCTTTCGTTGTCTGTAAAAAAGCCACAggactttattttatttttttttgcgccattAAATTCCTTCTTTGCAATGTCCCCTTCTTCAATGTCCATCATCCTGGATTCCGTGGTGGAGTTGCCATCATATTCTTCTGTATGGCTCGTTACACTTTTCAGTTCATACATATCTGCTTGTGCGATCGTTtggtgtgttttttttttttttttttaaattttctcgATTTTGTTTCTTCACCTTGGAATAAATGGAGCGCATTTTCCCCGGTCCGCCGTCTTTCTTTTTGTGCCGCGGGCTCCTGCTGTGCGTACGTACACCTGCTGGGGAAGCGGGCGCAGGTGAAGTGGTCGCATGTGAAGCGGTCGCATGTGAAGCGGTCGCATGTGAAGCGGTCGCATGTGAAGCGGTCGCATGTGAAGCGGACGCAGATGAAGCGAGCAGCACCCAAGTGCATGCGTACAAGTGTACGTACACGCGTGTACACATACACGTGTGCGTGTAGCGTGTAACGTATATATGGCCGCCTTCACCTTCACCTTCGCCTTCACGCACACAAGATAGCCGTTCGATGAACACGCGAGGCGGATGGGAGGGAACTTACTGTTGCAGTGTTTTTGCCTCTCTCCTGTGCGTTCCTcttatgttttcctttttttctccttttctccttttttactttttaatgcGTCCAAACGGATGCAAAGTGTTTATGTATACACTCGTTCGGGGGGATGCCTCTTTCTTCCCGATGAAGCTTCTCGCaattgtgtaaatttttctttttgcatttttctgaGCGGCCGCTCAATTTTTCGATTTTGGCGCGGTGCGGAACAATTCACCACAACGATTTAATTACACTTGGTCACACGTGTGTTTTGGAAAAGAGGTGCCGCGGGGGCACGCATTGCACTTTTTTGCGCGCGCCGAAACGCGGGGTGGAAGAAGCGCCGTGGGCGGCGAAGcaggaggaaaagggaaaaagaaacaaaaaggaaaaaaaatgccgtGCCAATGTACCAGTGTTCCAATGTACCAGTTTACCAGTGTACCACTGTAACAGTGTCCCAGCCTACCGCGCACAATTTATCGCTGTGCCAACCGTCGCAGAGAACTTCCAGCTGTACGCTGGCGAACGCTCGGGGAGAACAATGACCTTGGAAGGAAGCGAAAACAAATCACCAAACACCGCAACATAAGGGGAACGCCGCGTTTGTACTTGTACCTGTTTTTCCAGCGCctcaatttttatattgttaaCTTGTTTGCAAAGCGTTGCGAGGGAAACGGCaagtgaaaatgtaaaaaagggaaaaaaaaaaaataaataaatatatatatatatatatatatatataaataaaccaACGTGCAGCGCAGCGGCTGACGGCCAAATAGGGAATTCGCCCCACCAGGTTAGTCGCCGCAAAATGGCGAACATGTGTCGCGCTGAAATGTTGGAAGGAGTGGAGGTAAATGAGAAAGTCGGAGGGATGTGATTGCCCTGAAAATTATACCATCCAGCTGCTCCACAATTCAACTGTCGACAGTTGAcgaaaagggcaaaatatagcctgacctgttcaggcaattttttttgataaaattggGTTAACACGATTTTGCGTGAAATTtcggaaaaagggggggtcaCTTCGCTagtaggaaaaaatgccCGAATATGTGCAGCACATGCGAGGGTGCGTCGCGGCGgtcgcaaaaagggagaaaacgaTGGACAGGTAAGGCGGATTAACAGTGCAGATTAACATACAGGTTAACAGTGCAGATTAACATACAGGTTAACAGTGCAGATTAACAATGCAGGTTAACATGCGGGCTAATAACACATCTTAACAATGCAGGTTAACATGCGGGCTAATAACACATCTTAACAAtgcggaggaaaaaaacaccccTGGGTGAATTTTCCCAAGGCGGTCACCGAATTAGCAAAAAGGGACGGTctgcccctcctccccccagCGCAGGCCCTGCAGGGCGCAGCCGAAGCTGCTCATGTACGAAGAGAGCGTGCAAAAATGGAGCTGCTGCACATTATGgtacataaaatttacaatGACTTTCATGAGTCCTACGCAGGTCGAATGGTCGAGGAGGTAccccgaaaaaaaaacatttttaacattgtACAGTTGGCTGTGAATGTACGCCTGTTGGGCTGTGTTAAAAATTACGATCGAGAGTAGCGACTTGGATAGGTCGCATTCGTATTTGTtgggtttttcttcttcctccggAAGGTTCGTCTGCACCTGTTGGTAATCATCCCCCTTGTTCTTGTTAAGATGGGATTGGTCAATCTGGCCAGGGTTACCTTCTGCACAGTCATTTCCAAGGTTGACATTTTCCcgcctgacttgttcataacattttgaggatttttttttcttcccactgGTGCTTTTGCGAAATTTGCCATCGAACAGAAGATGCTCACATTTTGTGCGTCCTCCACAGCAGCCTACTTCTGAGTAGATGTTTGTCTCCATTTCGGTGTCACTTTGGCATTTCCTGCTCACCATGAGGATATGTTTTTCCTCCCAATTTTGTGTCTTCCGCGTAGTTAGGCCTCCCTCGTGGGGAAGATCCTCATCGCTGTGGGAGTGGAAAACGGGGGGACTGCACGCAGTGCGCGCCTTCTGCGCTGTGCAGGGGCAGGCACAGTGGGGGGTCTCCAGCGGGTCATCTGCCCAGCAGTCACAATCGCAATAGCAGTCGAGGTGACTGTCGGAGTGACTCTCGGAGTGACTATCGGAGCCACTGTCGGAGGCACCCCCTTTCCCCGGCGGGCGTCCAAACAACCCCTTAACGTCAGCCATGTGCTGCGCGTTGCCAAAGAACGAGGCAGTCAAATCACTGCTCAACCCAGCGTTGCCGTAAGATGTTCCATAAATGTCCCCAACGGACATATCGAACGTTTTGTtgtccccccgtttggctagctggcaGATTCTTTCTATGGAGGTGACCTTCCCCGttattaaaaagaacaaGCCAACAACACTTTTATACGAAACGAAACATGAGCCAACTCGCGTGACAACATTATTGGTGCTGACCAAATGGTAGGTGATTCCTCTTTTTACACTGACGAGGAGGTAGGGGTACTTTTCATGAGCTTCTCCCATTTGGATGAGGAATTTTTCTCGTAGccgatttttattttccccatccCCCATGTTGCTACTATCCCCATGTGTACTCTCCTCCCGttcaaatttgtaaaaactgCGGGGATAatattttgccaaaaaaacgAGTGCGCTGTTGATGCACTTTACTTCTTCGTGGTAGGAGaggttgttcattttttttaattttaaaatttttttcctaaggTAGGTGCTCCTCTTCCCGGTGAGGTTTACAATCGTGCTTGAGACCATCTTCTGTGGGCAGTTCGCCAGAGCCTCGTCTAAGCTGCTCATCCGTATGgtgatgaaataaatttgGGCAATTTGGTCATCCGGAAGAGGGTCTTTCCTGTTGttctttttcgcttcccccgaTTGGGCCTCCACGAAATGGTCATATGGGGAGAATGGTTCCTCCAAGTGGGTACCCATTTTTGAGGGCAAAATCTGGAggtgttcgtttttttctttatcctgGCACAGCACAACCAGGTGGACGTGGCCCACAATGAGGTGTCGTATGGTTAgcatatacgcatatatatccTTCTGCATTTGGAGGtactccccatttggggtagGTGGGTCCGATTTACATTGGGACCCCTCACCGGAGATGCAGTTATGGACCGTTTTGTGCGAAATAATTTGTTCCTTCGTTCCCACCTGGGGCGGATGGCGTTTACTCAACTGGCAAACGTCTCTCCTCGCGTCTGCACCGATTCCACCGTTCATTTCCTCCTCGTGGTTGCTcctcattttccccttcaccaTGATGCTCGTCAGGCGGACGTGGTTGTAGGAGCATTCAACGCCCACGGTGTTCCCCATTGTTCACGCGCAGGATTGCATCGAAGCGGGGGGGGTGCAACGGGAAAAGTACCAAAATACAAAACAGCAAAAgaggaagtaaaaataaagtcaaAAATGGGGTCGGAAAAGTCCAAAAGGTGAAAGGAAGTTGCCCTGCCACTGCTACTACTCCTGCACCTCTTGTTGAGGCAACCCCCTCTGCGGTGTGCACAATGCGCCTTGAAGAAGCTCAGATAGGGGACCGCTAACACGTGAGTGGGGATATACAATTCGAGTTGCACACAACAGGGGGAAAGCCACACATTTTCTAAACGCCTAATGTGCTAGCTTCCCCTAGGATGCACCCGCTGTAGGTGTGGAGGAACACTCGTTAGGTCACCCTCCCCAGCACCCACATCCCTTCCTACTTAAATAACCACCAGTTGAAGCTATCAGTGACTAGCACATAACAACTAGGAGAGTTTATCTCTGCCATTCGTTCGAGCCGTCGATGGCTTGTTCACTTGGCTACCTCGAGGGTAACCGCtctcgcaaaaaaaaaaaaaaaataaataaataataaaataaatcaatcaatcaaaattgaaaatttagGTGATCATTATGTGAAGCATAGATACGTTTTAAAGGTGCCATTTATTTGCCCCTTCCTGTTaattctttgtttttttttttttttcttttcaccttgggggagaaaaaagtaaGCAAAATTGGCtatcaccattttgtgaaggTGTCAAAGGGTATGGTGCTCCCCCTACGTAAAAACACGTCCGctcacttcccctttttttttttttcttttttctccccatttgagtGGCTCGAAAAATAGCCACTGCAAAGGCAAAGTTAGTCTGCAAGCCGATGTCGACCTGCGCAGGGGGACCTCCCCATCATGTGCACACAACATATGTGGCTCGTGCGCGAGAGTTGTTAATTTGGAAATTGTGTGCGTTGTGAAAATGTAGCTGTGCATACCCTTTGCGAATCTACCGCGGcgcccccccattttttttttttttttttacgcaccGATTCGAAATGGACATTCACCAGTGCGCAACTATGCAGAGTGCCTCCAAACATGGCGGGGATtacacacaaatgggtaaaCCCTGAGGGAggtatttaaatttatttatttattttttttttttccgccaacTTCTAGGCATGCGCATGTTGCCACGTTTCTCCACAAAAGGGGATATAAAAACAAGAATGAACGGAAGCAAAACGGGGTGAAAGGTGCCACTATTTGAGGAACCCTTcacacccatttgtgcaaaaattacGCCATTGATTTGACGTACGTGGGTGTTCTCGGAAAAGGCGTATGTTCACTGGGCATAATCAGCCTATCCGCACAGATGGGCAATAAAAGtgttcgtaaaaaaaaaaaaaaaaatgacacacCAAAAGGGGTGCATGGATACGCATGACTCCACTTGCCATTTCATTTGTCTGCATACCTGCAGATATATATCACCAGTTTTGTTAGAAAAGGGCGAGTTGGGTTTCCCCAATGGTGACCACTACGCTGATGACTGCCGTGATGGTTGCTCCATTTCGCATGTGCACTCGACACGGTGTCCCACgcccttcaaaaaaaaaaaaaaaaaagtgaaacacCCGTGCAGGTATGCGCAtagcatatacatatgcgtcTGCTGAAGCTCGCAGATGTGCATACGCAGCGGAGGGGGAAAGTCGCACTCGTGATGGAAGTGGCCCCCCCAGAATTGATCAGGTACAACCAGATGAGTGTTACCTAGGTTTGGTGCATACccttttgttcgtttttttttttttttttttccgtttcgttggtttttcccccaatttgcGGCCATCCCCTTTGGACAATAAatctataaaaatttgtcTGCGCCATCGGGCAAAGGGAAATGTAAACACAAACGTGTTGCAAATCATTCCGCGGAGAGTGACCAATTGCGGGTCAATTGCGAGTgggatatatattttttttttcccctttactCATGTGATGGTTTCAAAATAGGAGTCTAATCGGTTAGCGAAAATTTCGGGGGGAAAGACAAGTGGGGTGATACGTAAATTGACCACCCAATCAGTCGGTTAATTTGTCGCCTGGTTGGCTAGCTGGTCGGAAAGCTGCTTCCCAAACTGCTCCCAAACTGGTTGCattgttttccccttctggCGAACGAAGCATCACGTGCGCTGTGGGGCCATGCCCATAAGTTGCGACTGCCCCCCTCAGAAAATCTCCC carries:
- a CDS encoding hypothetical protein, conserved (encoded by transcript PVX_084670A) — its product is MYELKSVTSHTEEYDGNSTTESRMMDIEEGDIAKKEFNGAKKNKIKSCGFFTDNESSFLGKGKMEANKENQTKAKNNVKITDILKCPWEFHTNFVSMILFIIGSTFFLYPKLYVAGCIIFAIACVMCVYSNVTGAVNVGREKKNEFLGYVCYVIGCVLFIIGSIYCCFVEDFFAIMTFVVGSIFFLVGAAFFIIAIDFDKIKSVDYKVLVVYVSNLVGGLLFTIASILFFYPSWYNPACYMYVAGSSLFTLATWFDYIIYVGGVA
- a CDS encoding hypothetical protein, conserved (encoded by transcript PVX_084675A) — translated: MGNTVGVECSYNHVRLTSIMVKGKMRSNHEEEMNGGIGADARRDVCQLSKRHPPQVGTKEQIISHKTVHNCISGEGSQCKSDPPTPNGEYLQMQKDIYAYMLTIRHLIVGHVHLVVLCQDKEKNEHLQILPSKMGTHLEEPFSPYDHFVEAQSGEAKKNNRKDPLPDDQIAQIYFITIRMSSLDEALANCPQKMVSSTIVNLTGKRSTYLRKKILKLKKMNNLSYHEEVKCINSALVFLAKYYPRSFYKFEREESTHGDSSNMGDGENKNRLREKFLIQMGEAHEKYPYLLVSVKRGITYHLVSTNNVVTRVGSCFVSYKSVVGLFFLITGKVTSIERICQLAKRGDNKTFDMSVGDIYGTSYGNAGLSSDLTASFFGNAQHMADVKGLFGRPPGKGGASDSGSDSHSESHSDSHLDCYCDCDCWADDPLETPHCACPCTAQKARTACSPPVFHSHSDEDLPHEGGLTTRKTQNWEEKHILMVSRKCQSDTEMETNIYSEVGCCGGRTKCEHLLFDGKFRKSTSGKKKKSSKCYEQVRRENVNLGNDCAEGNPGQIDQSHLNKNKGDDYQQVQTNLPEEEEKPNKYECDLSKSLLSIVIFNTAQQAYIHSQLYNVKNVFFSGYLLDHSTCVGLMKVIVNFMYHNVQQLHFCTLSSYMSSFGCALQGLRWGEEGQTVPFC